In the genome of Acidiferrobacteraceae bacterium, the window CGTTCACCCGCACCCGGCCCTCGCGGATCCATTGCTGGATTCGGGCACGGGAGACGTGCGGGAGCACCTGCGCCAGGCACTGGTCCAGCCGCATGACCTCCGGTTGGTCACAAAAACAGAAATCAATACGCTCCGACGGGGTTCCGCTCATGTTTCCGGATCCGGCTTCACTGCACCGCGAAATCAGGGTAAGCTTTGCGCCGAATTTTCACCACGTCGACCCCGCGAACGGCATGCGCCCTGCTCTGTTTCTTTTCGTTACCATTGTCGTGGCAACCACCCTGGGTGGCTGTGCCTCCGTGACCAAACCAAAGGACGAAACCGCCAAGTGGTCGGCCGAAAAGCTGTACCAGGAAGCTACAAACTCTCTGCATCAAAACGATTTCGAAATCGCAGCCGGCTATCTCGAAAAGCTGGAGGCGCGCTATCCATTTGGCAAATATGCGGCGCAAGCACAGCTGGAGTCTGCCTACGCCTACTATCGAGCCGGCGAACCGACCCTGGCCATTGCTGCCGCCGAGCGGTTTATTCGACTGCACCCGACCCACCCGTTCGTGGATTACGCCTACTATCTCAAGGGATTGGTGAGTTTCAATATCAAGCACGGCAGCCTGGACTCGTTGATCGGTGAAAAAGACTACTCCGACCGGGATCCGCAATCCATGCGCGATGCCCCCGATGCAAGCCTGCGCATTACGTACCTGCACAACCTGATGGCCAAATCAG includes:
- a CDS encoding outer membrane protein assembly factor BamD, whose amino-acid sequence is MRPALFLFVTIVVATTLGGCASVTKPKDETAKWSAEKLYQEATNSLHQNDFEIAAGYLEKLEARYPFGKYAAQAQLESAYAYYRAGEPTLAIAAAERFIRLHPTHPFVDYAYYLKGLVSFNIKHGSLDSLIGEKDYSDRDPQSMRDAPDASLRITYLHNLMAKSEINVARHYYARKAYVATVNRCKYVLDHYQATPAAEDALGLQSMAYLQMGMPKLAEDSARVLKLNFPKSKYLKQVQAMLPASKKPHSDAKG